From a single Amphiprion ocellaris isolate individual 3 ecotype Okinawa chromosome 18, ASM2253959v1, whole genome shotgun sequence genomic region:
- the aqp8a.2 gene encoding aquaporin-8a.2, giving the protein MGVEKMEMEDTDSTLMENGKRPPAPKPPNKYETLYQPCLAELVGTMFFVFIGCVSVIENLPATGRLQPALVHGLAVAVMVAVMDNISGSHFNPPFTIAIYLCGGMELMMVGPYLVSQVIGGVLGAGMAKLMTPPDRYRNATGAAFDILKSDEHLYRALFGEVAMTCLVTMVVLLVAVNGKTKTPLAPFLVGCTVIINVLAGADVSGTCLNPARAFGPALMTNYWSYHWVYWVGPICGGVVAAALLRVILGDNKLRVVMKS; this is encoded by the exons ATGGGAGTCGAGAAAATGGAAATGGAGGACACGGATTCTACTCTGATGGAGAATGGCAAGAGGCCGCCTGCGCCCAAACCTCCCAACAAATATGAGACACTCTACCAGCCGTGCTTGGCTGAACTCGTGGGCACCATGTTCTTCGTTTTCATCGGCTGCGTGTCCGTCATCGAGAACCTTCCGGCAACTGGACGCCTGCAGCCTGCTCTGGTGCACGGATTGGCTGTGGCGGTGATGGTGGCTGTTATGGACAACATCAG CGGCTCCCATTTCAACCCTCCCTTCACTATTGCCATCTACCTGTGCGGAGGTATGgagctgatgatggtggggcCCTACCTGGTCAGCCAGGTGATTGGAGGAGTGCTGGGAGCAGGAATGGCAAAG CTGATGACCCCTCCAGACCGCTACCGCAACGCCACAGGAGCAGCTTTTGACATTCTCAAGTCAGATGAGCACCTGTACAGGGCCCTTTTTGGCGAGGTGGCCATGACCTGCCTGGTGACCatggtggtgctgctggtggcGGTCAACGGCAAGACCAAAACCCCGCTGGCTCCGTTCCTGGTGGGCTGTACGGTCATCATCAACGTCCTGGCAGG GGCTGACGTATCAGGAACGTGTCTGAACCCTGCCAGAGCTTTCGGTCCAGCTCTGATGACCAACTACTGGTCCTACCACTGGGTGTACTGGGTGGGACCCATCTGTGGAGGAGTGGTGGCCGCGGCTCTGCTCAG GGTCATCCTCGGTGATAATAAGTTACGAGTCGTTATGAAATCATAA
- the hbbe2 gene encoding hemoglobin subunit beta-2 has product MVEWTEQERSIINGIFANLDYDDVGAKALCRCLIVYPWTQRYFGAFGNLYNAEAIKTNPNIAAHGVKILHGLDRAVKNMDNIKATYAELSVLHSEKLHVDPDNFKLLSDCLTIVIAARLGNSFTPETQAAWQKFLAVVVSALGRQYH; this is encoded by the exons ATGGTTGAGTGGACTGAGCAGGAGCGCAGCATCATCAATGGCATCTTTGCCAACCTGGACTACGACGACGTCGGCGCCAAGGCTCTGTGCAG ATGTCTGATCGTCTACCCCTGGACTCAGAGGTACTTCGGTGCCTTCGGCAACCTGTACAATGCCGAGGCCATCAAGACCAACCCGAACATCGCAGCCCACGGAGTGAAGATCCTGCACGGTCTGGACAGGGCTGTGAAGAACATGGACAACATCAAGGCCACCTATGCCGAGCTGAGCGTCCTGCACTCTGAGAAGCTGCACGTCGACCCCGACAACTTCAag CTCCTGTCTGACTGCCTGACCATCGTCATTGCTGCAAGGTTGGGCAACTCCTTCACTCCTGAGACTCAGGCCGCCTGGCAGAAGTTCCTGGCCGTGGTGGTGTCCGCTCTGGGAAGGCAGTACCACTAG
- the zgc:163057 gene encoding hemoglobin subunit alpha-D-like — protein MLKKKEKALIKEIWDRLTPVAEDIGADALLRMFASYPGSKTYFSHVDIRPGSPHLLSHGKKIVLAIAEAAKDISQLTVTLAPLQTFHAYQLRIDPTNFKLFSHCILVTLACHMGEDFTPTAHAAMDKFLSAFAAVLAEKYR, from the exons AtgctgaaaaagaaagagaaagccCTGATAAAAGAAATATGGGATAGACTGACTCCCGTGGCCGAAGATATTGGGGCAGATGCGCTTCTTAG GATGTTTGCCTCCTATCCAGGCAGCAAGACGTACTTTTCCCACGTAGACATCCGTCCCGGCTCTCCACACCTGCTCTCTCACGGGAAGAAGATAGTCCTGGCCATAGCGGAGGCAGCCAAAGATATCAGTCAGCTGACAGTCACTCTGGCTCCCCTGCAAACCTTCCACGCCTACCAGCTTCGGATAGACCCAACCAACTTCAAG CTGTTCTCACACTGTATACTTGTCACTCTGGCCTGTCACATGGGAGAAGACTTCACACCAACTGCACACGCTGCAATGGACAAGTTCCTGTCAGCTTTTGCCGCTGTGCTCGCCGAGAAATACAGATAA
- the aqp8a.1 gene encoding aquaporin-8a.1 — MSGDETKSEVFTVTEMGDVAAEKATFNTDKKKCWYELYVQPCLGELFGTSLFVFVGCASVVGNVGTGVIQPALAHGLALGVLIAVFGQISGGHFNPAVSLSVYLCGGMKLALLVPYVVSQMAGGMIGAALTKAMYPSNVYDVSLGGAFNIAGDLGKTTLAEAVMTLILTLVVCMSAVNSQTRTPMAPFCIGLTVAANIFAGGIVSGACMNPARAFGPAVAANHWNHHWVYWVGPTCGALLTASFIRLLLGDQKTRVVLK, encoded by the exons ATGTCAGGAGACGAGACCAAGAGTGAAGTTTTCACAGTAACCGAAATGGGAGATGTGGCAGCAGAGAAAGCCACATTTAACACAGACAAGAAGAAATGCTGGTATGAGCTGTATGTGCAGCCCTGCCTGGGTGAGCTGTTTGGGACGagcctctttgtgtttgtgggttGTGCGTCTGTCGTCGGGAACGTGGGCACCGGTGTCATCCAGCCGGCTTTGGCACATGGACTGGCTCTGGGAGTGCTGATTGCAGTGTTTGGGCAAATTAG TGGAGGCCACTTTAACCCTGCAGTGTCTCTGAGCGTCTACCTGTGTGGAGGGATGAAGCTGGCTCTGCTGGTGCCTTATGTCGTTTCTCAGATGGCTGGAGGGATGATTGGTGCTGCTTTGACCAAG GCCATGTACCCCTCTAATGTGTATGATGTTTCCCTTGGAGGAGCCTTTAACATAGCCGGTGATCTTGGTAAAACCACGCTGGCAGAAGCAGTAATGACTCTGATCCTCACCTTGGTGGTTTGCATGTCGGCCGTCAACAGCCAGACACGAACGCCGATGGCTCCTTTCTGCATCGGCCTCACTGTGGCAGCCAACATATTTGCTGG AGGGATAGTGTCTGGAGCCTGTATGAATCCTGCCCGAGCCTTCGGTCCTGCCGTGGCTGCAAACCACTGGAACCATCACTGGGTTTACTGGGTCGGACCCACATGTGGTGCGCTGCTCACTGCCAGCTTCATCAG GTTGCTTCtcggtgatcagaaaactcgaGTGGTGCTGAAATGA
- the hbae5 gene encoding hemoglobin, alpha embryonic 5 yields the protein MSLTEKDKTAVKTLWGKISKSADAIGADALGRMLSVYPQTKTYFSHWSDLSYGSGPVKAHGKKVMSGVALAVSKIDDLTAGLQDLSELHAFQLRIDPNNFKILSHCIMVVVATLFPKDFTPEAHVATDKFLSCLALALSEKYR from the exons ATGAGTTTGACCGAGAAGGACAAGACTGCCGTCAAGACCCTTTGGGGCAAAATCTCCAAGTCCGCTGATGCCATCGGGGCTGATGCTCTGGGCAG GATGCTCAGCGTGTATCCGCAAACTAAGACCTACTTCTCCCATTGGTCTGATCTGAGCTACGGCTCTGGCCCCGTGAAGGCCCACGGAAAGAAGGTCATGAGTGGAGTGGCTTTGGCTGTTTCCAAGATTGATGACCTTACCGCCGGCCTGCAGGACCTCAGTGAGCTGCACGCCTTCCAGCTGAGGATTGACCCGAATAACTTCAAG ATCCTGAGCCACTGCATAATGGTGGTGGTCGCCACCCTGTTCCCCAAAGATTTCACCCCAGAGGCTCACGTCGCCACCGATAAATTCCTGAGTTGCCTGGCCCTGGCTCTCTCTGAGAAGTACCGTTGA